The Alnus glutinosa chromosome 8, dhAlnGlut1.1, whole genome shotgun sequence DNA segment TCGATCCGAGACTCCTCAGCCACTCCAACATGGGGAGTTGTTTCGGGTTGATCGGGACTTTGAGTTCCAGGAGCAGATCCCGGCACCCCCTGATCAATCACTTCCCGAGAGGGGCAAGGCTCTTCAACGTCCTCAGCCTCGGACAGTCCAGTAGGAGTCTCGGTTTGTATAGGCGCAGAACATGAAACTCAGGGGGTGGAGTACCCcgtttcacgattttcttcagggggtggtggtgtttctggacgttccgaagaaggagttcggggagtaccttcTACTTCAGACTCTTCAGCCAAAGGCTCGTCTAGGGGGGTGCCGACTTCTTCATTCATCTCTTCGAGAAAGTCACCACTTGAAGCGACAGGCTCTTGACGCACTTCCTCTTTGTCGGAAGGTATTATAACCGCTTTACCCCACAATCGCCCGGCGTCCGCAAGTCTTTGAGCCATTCGGTCCTGGCCTGTAAGCTTCCGTTTCCTGGCCGGATGCTTTACCCTACGCGCAACTGGGACATCTCGGGCCTCAggtacatttccttctccttctccagacctctcaggtaccgcacattgttcaccatggaacgaagcctcggagccagactcatcccgtgaaacaaaggaaggagcaggactagcctcgggaatgaaaccccgaaagctggcaGACCCCTCTTCAACGCTTACCCTAGGTGATGGAGCCGAAGGAGGAGTTCTCCTCGCACCCGAGGCGGCCAAAggaatcttctgtttcttttgtgcaggAACATCCCCGAGAACTTCCTCAGGTGACCTCTTCTTAGTCATAGGTCTCGGGGATGGAGGGGcttcattcctcttcttgacaGCTCCCCTCTTGGTGATTAACTGTTTATCTCTCGGAATGTCATATCCGAGAAACTGCCTCATATTCTCCTCGGTGACGAGATTGTCAAAATcgacttcttcaaacttgtcgGCCTTGACTctggcagcggaccacccacttatctccttaACATCCTCCAGTTCGGATACAGTGAGCGAAGGGGGGTCACTTCGGTCAGGTCGCAACAactgccaagtccgaggcatcatacgatcttcaggaaggagagtaccttcggggcattcccactccccggaaactctgaaaaactgcatctcccagaacttgttgttcgtcagcccactcttgagcttgatgaaaacAGGCGGGTGACGGCTGCAGAGTTCAATCATTCCCTCTGCAGTCTGCCTCGGCCTATAGATGTGGAAGAATTGCAGGatgttcatctccttcttcaacacaagcctccataGGATGTAAGAGGCGAACAGGTACCGCCAAGCATTTGGCATTATCTGACTGGGTGcgatcatcagaaaaagaacgaagtctcgagcaatctccggaaacggtaatcgaagcccagcaagaaacatcctctcataaaGGGTAATATCGCCGCCATTAATGAATCGAGCTCCAGGCGCCTGATAGAACATCTTCacagttggagaaatttcatagttcgagcgaaggacaccctcatgcttcgcgaagatgatggaatcgaccctgctctccaaaggagaaagatccacagagccgtcggGTCTCTTTGTCCGAACCCGAGACGAGGCTGAGacagctttcttgggagccatggaagaaagaagaaaggcagaaacagaaaaatacagagaaaggaaaagtttggggaggaagacgacaatggagtatcgagaaaaagaagtatcagtgagtgaacagtacaatatcccaactttaaacgcctccactaccacgtgtccgaaatgccaaagggcgctgtcgattcaaaatttccgaagaggaaaaggcgcgccttccgtaaATTCAGCATTAAATACGCTGCCTCGACGATACCatttaatgatgacaaaaaggcGGCTGTGCAGAGATGACGTCAACGTTGGGAAAAGAAGcggtcaaattcaaaatttgaactgttgaaaagacgcgccctgcgCAAACATCAGATACAGACTGGCAGCtggaaagtaattctcttatttccgtttatttctgaaattagagaattaggggggtaactgttagggataaaatcaaccctagagacacgtggatccaatgacatctcggagttatgtctcggctacttgttccgcatggttctatccagtaaagggaaggacgtttaggtccgaagacatctcggagatatgacgatgtctcggtcttaaaattccaggttacggtgtgtaaaatatcccgagatctcccagccaagaGGGAGTGAacgtatctcggatatttgtgcctcggagtaataacacctcggtatgatatcgagtcggtgcggtatcttctcggggttatatccattggatgagtcaacatctcagagtataaacatctcggacttacacaaccctgttatggtgcggatatatcccgagatctccaggtaaaagcagaaacgtctcggatatcatcacctcggaggtcagctgaaatgtgctacaatctcttaggaaggtgccatgcgccacacccgtctcagaattcgataaggatagaatcccaggagatcagggataaactacagatccatgatttatgggataagatgattattgacatggaatcgaatttaaagaagtacaaacgcaatcaactgcggattcaacactcctattcaaatttccagaagatatgatgaaaattcaaaccgggctaggactcctcaaactcctaatccaactcaatgtcaagaaggtccggcctataaataaagatcgtcacaccaggtataagagacgaattctctaagctcttgagattaagattaaggattctatacagaaaaccttttagactgacttaggcatcggagtgggcgtggtcggcacccccgacgagttgtttgttcctttttgcagggttgaagtgttcggtaaaaagtcaggcagcgaatccttaggcgacacgtcaccataccggaaactgtaccaacaaatatATACTTGTTTGGACTTTTGTCCGTGAGGTTAACAAGAAAATGCAAAGTcacattttattctttaaatttttatttactaaGAATAGCTAGTTAGAAATGGATGAAAAGGAACTCAAGAAAGCTCTAAAACGATTTATCATAGCAGGAAAGTCATGATTAGGCTTTGCTTTCATGCTTGATCTCATCCACAAACAGAATCATTGCATTGGACTTGGAGAGTCTTTATTCGTGTCTAGTAATGAAATCTATCTTTTCAGGAGTTGACAATTTGCTATACGATTTGCGAATTCGACACGaatccaaaacaaaattactGGATTAGAGTCGAGagatttgacccgtttaattaaatggatcggaTTATAGTTGAATTATAGTCTTTTACTCACGTCTTGATACTACCTGAGAACGACACGTGTCATTTACgatttgacaatttttgacatgacacGTGATTAACAAGTTAAGATTAAAGAGTCTGAACTGTTTAAGTAAATAGATCTGATTAGGGTTGGTTTATATAATCTAATATCTATACCTCGATACATGAACACAAATTGCAACCCCTGTATCCTAACATAGCTTCCGAGGTGCCCAAGTTTGTTTCAAAGGCTACCATGCCATGAACAGAGTAACCAATAAGTAATCATTTTTATAGAAACAGAgcatataatataatagaatTCAAAAACTATAGCAGTaattatgttatattattaactctcggaaaatcacaaataaaattagacatgtGGAGCAACAACAGCATTAATTAACTAGTAGAATTGTTAGCCCTCAGGGGATGGGGCGACGATAGGGGATGGGGAAGGAGCAGCGGGTTGGCCGAATCCGAATTTCTTGATGAGCTCATTAGCAATCAACTCATTCGCACTGTCGGTAGGGTGGTATTCATCCCAAAACACATACTTGCTTCTGTCTCCACACAATGATGATATAGGAGTACATGTAAGAGCAGGTCGAATGTTGTAGAGGGAGCAACATGGTGAGTCCGAGTTATTGAACCCTACAAACCATCAAATTCATTCATCACAATTGATTAATATGCATAAAAAAGGCTACGGCTTATTAAAGAAAGCCAGAAGAATTGCATGAAATATTCCATCTCAAACTCTACTCTGCCTAATGGGGGTGGGGCTTCATTTTTCTAGGATGAGAGTAATTAACTTCAAGTCCTTTGTGCTTAaggttggcaattttttacacgacccgcGAATGTGATAcgaactcaacacgaaattaagggttagggttgagaagtctgactcgtttaattaaacgggtcggTTAGGGTTggcctatatagtcttatacatatTTTTCGACACGATCCGAAGCCGACATGCGACATAATGGcagacaatttttgacatgacctgtGAATTTAACACGAAagtaatacaaaattagaggacTAGGGCTGAAAGgtttgacttgtttaattaaaggGATCATGTTAAggttaacctatataatcttatatctaTGTCTCGACACGACACGACTCGATTTTGACACTCGAACATCAACTGCCACCCTTAGGTTTTACCCGGACATTTTTTCTATTAATGTATTTGAAGCTAATGTTGGTGGGTGTAAAAGATCGACCTGATTTACACAAGTTCTTTTtgagaaaacataaactaacaGTTCGCATGGTGTAAACATTAATGTGAATGCAGCTGAGGTAATCATATGAGTAAAGTAGATCTACGCACCATATTTGTATGGATTGGTTATCACGTCATTGACCACGTCGTAAGCATCTCCAAATTGGAAACTTGCATTGGGAAGTTTGGTAGATAGATCATCTAACAGCTTGCTCGAAGCTTTATTGAAGCTGAGAGCCAGTTTGTTTGCTTTATCCTGACAATCCCCAGTTGTACTGAGGACCCTTTGGAGTGGAATGCAACCCATTGGCCCTAGCCCAAACACTATCAGCTGCCTTGCCCCTAAGCTATGCAATATCTATACCCAAAACAATAAGAAACAACGTTCTCATTACAAATAAATTTCTACCAAAAggtttgtttgtgtttgcgatttgaaaacgtaggaaaaaaaaaaaaaaaaaaaaattgataattaattaGAGTTTAGTTAACCTTAAGCTGTGCTTCGAGAGTCTCCATTAAGTATGTTATGAATCCCTGATCATTGTATGTCCATGAATCGCTATAAGCTGGCATCAAGTAATTGTTAATGAAATCATTGCTCCCTAAAGCAACCACATATTTAGATCCTTGGAAAAACTTGTCTGCTTCCTTTTTGCCAATTTTGCTTCTTATCAGTTCTGTTGTCCCTTGAAAGAGCTCTATTTGCTTGTAAAGAGAAAGCCTTTGAATCTGCAAgacaccaaaacaaaactttCAGTTCTCTTAAATGGAGCTACTCCCATAGATATTTTCTTGATACCACCTTTGAAATCTGCAACTTACAAAGAGGCTACCAGTTTCATTCAGAATCCCACCACCTCCGGATGCATAATTGACTCCATTTTCCAGTATTATGTCTTCGGTTAAAGATGGGTCCAGAAAGGCTGGTGGCCTTGGGAGGCCGGTCTGGTCACCTGAATATGCACAAGTTAATATAACGTGTAAAGTAGAACCGTCaattttttacattattttaacaCAATTAACAAGTTATGGTTGAGAGGTCTGATTCAATCATAACTCGTGACACGATCCAAACCCGAGACATGAACCTGTAAATGTGTACTACCaatgtgcatatatataattCGTTAAGCAGGCATGCATGGAGTACCTATTATATCAGCGACTGTACGTCCATTGGTGAACCTCCCGTTAGGCAAGCCATTGCCAAAATCAATACCATACCAAGGCAGGTTCGCCTGAGCCAGGCTCCTGCCGAGGTTCTTGTTGTTTCCGACGTCGGAGAGAGAGTCGCCAAATATGAACTGCACCACCTTGCAATTGTATCCATCCATGGCAATTCCTAGGATGGCCACCATAATTGTTACTACCATGGCCGGGAAGTTCTTCATGTTTGATAAGCAGCTCCTCGGTTTCAGGCCCCCTCCAAGTTATCTCAGTGAAATGTTTGTCTCAGTCGTTTAAGGAGATTTGGGGTGGATTTAAACATGCCAGTCATGCAACGTATTGGTGGAAAAAGTAGGCACTAACGAGGATGTTTTTTAGAGAGAGGGTAGTTGTTTGATAAACCAACTGTTGTCGATTCTAACCTACTGCAACTACCCGGATTTTGCTCAATGTCCCAAACAATTTGacattatatatgtatgtatgaataaaatatataacgTAGATAAGAAAACATCATAATGTTCCATGTCCCAAACAATTTAACATGGACAAAGTTTCCCTCTAAATTTGGGTTAAAAGGAAATTTTTTCAACTGATCAGCGTGCatatcacatgcattttttattttatttttttaaatgcatgCGAGAATTAATCAAAAGTTCTAAAACAGGGATGAAATagaaatttaacaattttttattttggtggaGGCCGGCCGGAGGGGGCATGCCCCTCTAACCCCCTTAATTAGTCACcgtctaataatatatataagtttaatAGAGTGTAGTTGAAAAAATTATGATCATTTAACATTAATCGTCCAATTAGTGGGTAGTCTTGTGAGTTAACCTACCATGATTTGGAGGCGTATTGCCTCGATCAACATGTTGGGGGGCAACCATGTTTGACTATGGAATTAATGATTAGAGAGTTGGACGTACGTTCTCGATATGTATAGCAATATAGGTAAGGAAATTTGCTTTTGTGGTTTAAATGTTGGTAAGCTGTATATATAATTGATCGAAGAATTCTTCACATGGCCAGGGTGATTGGGTGAGATCGATATCTAGCGTAGATATTGTATATGTCTAGACTTCTTCTAGGGAAGGCACCCTAACTCAGACCCTCTGCAAACATATATCTAACAATATTTGAAAATGGATcgaataaatgttttttttggcatttcaaCTGGCAATTTTTTAGGCAATTCGATCAGTGGATGAACTATTTGGAAACTTCTGTACGAAAAATAGTACTGATAATATGACATGCCAGACCAGTGTAGAGGAGGAGCATATATCATTTGCATTCGATCTTGGGTGCATAAAAACCAGCCACTGCTTCATAGATAAATACAAATGAGTGCAGACACTGCAAAAATATGGGCAAAACTGGAGCGACTATgactgtgacgtcccacatcgcctgggaatgaggatgtgcttatatgtataaatgcaccctttatgacacaacgcgttttaaagccgtgatggccatgaaccgatcagaactccgcagttaagcgtgctactgtgagagcaatcccaggatgggtgaccttctgggaagttctgtttggggagccaaaaacggacaatattgtgttattggaggtgggtcgttacaatgaCTATCTCATCGAGGATACTCGTAGACTTTTGAATGGTATGCAGAAGTGGCAGATTATTCATGTTAGACTCGAGTTTAATGGTGAAGTACTTTATCGCTTTGTCAATGAAGCTTTATCTCTGTGTAAGGCTCTTTATCTTTGTaaggtgacctcctgagaagttttgtttggggagccaaaagcggacaatattgtgttattggaggtgggtcgttacaatgaCTATCTCATCGAGGATACTCGTAGACTTTTGAATGGTATGCAGAAGTGGCAGATTATTCATGTTAGACTCGAGTTTAATGGTGAAGTACTTTATCGCCTTGTCAATGAAGCTTTATCCCTGTGTAAGGCGGCGCTTTATCTTTGCAAGGAAGTTTTTCCTTGTATATTTGATATCATCGTTGTTGAACGTTGTGCTTAATTTGTTATGTATGTAAAAGTGCTcgattccatttttttttttttaaaaaaaaaaaatatagttatgAAATTCCTAAAGTTTTTTCGCAcgattaatattaaaaaaagaaatgcaaaTGGCTTCTTAATTCATCCTAGGGTGCACTATGGGCTGGGCTTGATACTTTGAGTTTCAAATTGAGGCTGAACTCTACTCTCATAAGAATATGGGACACTGCTAATGGGCTGGGTCAAAGTTTCAATTCAATCTGATTAAACCAAGATCCGATGGTTAAAATCTGAAATTAAAGCTAGCTGGATGAACTTTGTTACAATacaacttttttatataaacatATGCAATTAGGTTTAataatacaatttatttatttatttatttttgaattcgTTTAACAGtacatattattattaaaaacatgtTCTTTATAtcgtatgattttttttaaaaaaaaaaaatcataaaataaaaactctgACTCATAGTCTACTAACATAAATTTAGAtgtattaattttcttttaagaagTCTCAAAGTAAATCTCTACCTTTTAAAATTAAGATATTTACCTCGATATATTTCTAAACTATCCTCATCCtttgccaaaaaagaaaagatttctCGTTAAAAATCGTGCCAtttgtaatataaaataaagagtATTTTCGATGTGCTTTAGAGCAAGAATCTTATTTTGCAAACAGTaatcaatacttttttttttgaggactTTGTACTTgggaaataaatttttgaatattgaataatggtacaatatatatatatatatatacacggtCGTCGTCGCCAGAGAGAGATGGGGGTGGATTTAAGGACAGAAAAGCAAAGGTGGATAAAATGGTTGGTAGGTTTTGTATATGTGTTTATAGATGCAGGAGAGAGGGACCCTCAGAAAGCTTGGAAAGCTTAGTTTGCAATGGAGGAAACCAGAGAGAGAAACAGTAAAGGAAAAGCAAAAATGAAAGTGAACGCATTTATAGCTagtaaagaaaatatattgaaaaagaaaaatgccaaCCTAACAAAATGTTGACCACACAAAATTTCACAGCATCCATGCCGTAGTATTTATTACCGCATGGAAGCCAGATCCTTTCAAAAGTGCTAAAAAATTTGGcccttaagcttttttttttatttatatttttttataaatactttGAAACAAACAACAATAAAGCAAAACTAGGTGGAGAGATGCCAGCCACCTCTAAAGGGGGGGAGGGTCTTTACCACTTAcaaaaggaggaggaggataaATGGGAATGCTACTAGAAAAGAATCTGGTTGCGGCCCAATGTGCCACATgatgggcacagaagtttgcacttcttatcattttgttagctttccaagaGTAAAAAGCTAGGATGGATCCTAACGTTCTCATAATTAGGGAAGAGATCTTCCACTCTTGAGAATCAGCAGGATTTTGAAGAGCTGAAAGTACAACTTGTGAGTCACCTTCCAGAATAAAGTGATCTAGTTGTAGAGATGACGCTAGTGAAACAGCAAATTTGGCAGCAAGTGCTTCACCATAGTTTGGATGACAAGGGGGGGAGAGAGCTGAGATACCATATGAAGAATGCAACCTTGGGAATTTCGACAGACTGCAGCTTGCATCGAGAAAGAATCTCTGATATCAGTATCAAAATTGATTGTAACTCATAGTGGTTTAGGAGGTATCCATTTGTTAATCTCTATAACAGTGGGGAGAGACGGATACCAAGTATTATAGTGCTCCAAAGCAGTCAAATTGATATGTTTGGAGATGTGACGGATATCAATGGCAATTCATTTATGATGAGATTTAATCCTATAAAACCATAGAAGTCACAAGCCACTACTGTAAAGATTTGAAACTTGTGATGGTCTGATGAAGGGATATTGAGAAATGTCCTCGGAGAAATGGCCCTTAAGCTTTTTAGTTGTGTAAAATCACTCGTTCCGTCTACTTTCGTCAATGTGTTGTTTGCCACATGTACAACAAAAATCAACAGGGGTCCAATCAGATTGCACCATGTGTACCATATATCTTAATGTTAGCATTGCCAAATCATTACGTGGTGCCAATTCAGTTGTCCATTTGGTTTAGTGCGTCAACGTCAATACTGTCATATAAACGTATATAAACGTATCttctaaaaaataagaagaaagtgTCAGAATTCTCCTTTGCAAGTGATAGTAGGATTTTCTCCAACGACACACTCCCATATGTTGCTCATGGGAACTCACACCCTGTCCCTATGGGCAGGAGGTCGCAGGGAAGGCGATCCCCCGCGACCCATACCAACAACCCCCCACAACCACCTCAACTCCTATTGGGGTGGGGGATGGGGTTTCACAAGGACTGCAAGCCACATTCTACAAGGGTTATTGGGGTGGGGGGTTCTCCCACTACTCACCTcataataagagagaaatggtCAAGAGCAGGGACGGAACCAGCCATGGGCTAGGGGGGCCTGGCTCTCTCAAGCCTCATGGATttcccctcccaaaaaaaaatagaaatttacccttaaatttttttatttttataattttgaccttcccaatttttattttttttttcaatttaacccCCTCAAATTGTAAATTTTGGTTCCGCCCCTTATCAATGAGGACTCCCACCCTACAACCATCTCATTACGTGCTGGGGTGCATCGCAGGGAATTTTTATGACCCACCCTTTGCAAGGGTCGTTGTGATGGGGAGCTCACTCGCTAGTCGCTACCCACTCTAGCACAGCAAGAGGTGGGTAACAGGAAACCCCTCTCCCCCGCGCCCGCCTCGCAACCACCTTTCACTGTGTAGAAGTTCCTAGTGAGCCACCTCAACAAGGGTGGAAGTGGGTTGCCAAAGAACCCCACTACTATAtatccttccttcttcttttttctttttttttctttaatgacaTCAACGTGATGGCAAGGGTGGATATGTTGATATGTCGGTGCTAACACGAACACACTAAATTAGATGGAGCGTTGACTTGATAGCACATGCACCGCAACATGAATGAACCAACTGATTTTTTGATACACGCAACAAAATGACCCATTGATAGAAGGGGACGAAATGAGTGATTTTAATTAATCtcttataataaaatttaatagatttgattttattctcatctattatatttgtattatttttatctatcacaatttttttataaatataaattttttgtattgtaaattttatcaagctaataaaaataaaatgtagctTTAAAGACTTTAACACTTAAATATAGGTCATAAACCAAATTATTatgtttctctcttttcttttctttttttttctccctctctcgTTATTCGTgttgatttagtttttttttttgctattcaattttattttccatccgaatattttttcttcaatctaaataatcaaattcaaatatcatattCAAGGAACAAGTCTACATACTTTTTTTTAGCCGGCCCtagggagaagaaaaagaaagaagaaagaagaaagagagaggtgtttgaggaggagggaggTTCCACGCCTCCATCTCCCAATGGTGCTTCCTTCCCGATCTTTCTAGAGCTACagaggttttttgtttttcccttgGCTTGGCCTAGATCCAGTGAAGCTTTTGTTCTCCTAGTCCTTTTAGGGttatgaaatttttgttctCCTAGTCCTTTTAGGGTTATAGAGCTTTTGTTCTCCTAATCCTTCTAAGGCTATGGAGCTTTGGGTTTCCTAGTCATTTTAGGGCTATggagctttgtgttttttttttttttttttttttttcttgttttttgcttCTCCAAGCAAGAAGGCTAACACAAGACATCTCGTACGGAAGCGGCCTCTCCGTCGGTGTCGCCGGCGAAAGTTTGGCAGAGCTTTTTTCTTCTACATCTACTTTTGATGCCAGATCTATGTTTTTCCGCCAGTTCCTACAAGACATGCGCAGTTTCTCTTTCAAAGCCGACTTGTATTGGGTGCTTCTgtagttgttttttctttgtttttttataatagTTTTTGAAAGTCTATATATTAAATTTGCAGATTTTACTGGACCTTTTATGACTTGTTAGCTAGATCagctattttttctttgttaggagTGTTTTATTGTAAAAGAGTTGCTTAaacatttgtttttgtaatatttgtttatttgtaggcagCATCAAAGTCAGATTTTTCTAGTTTATCGTGTAGGTTGTCGATGTGCCTCTATTAATTGTATTTGCCTTCGGGTTTCTTCAAATTAATGCGTAATAGCTccggttattttgttaaaaaaaataataataatcaaattcaAACAGTAGTGCAACGTGGATTAGTGCCTGCCATAAACAGAAGGGCTTCGAACACCATATACGTGTTGAGTGCATGTAAGATATTTGACTTCTCCGCTCGAGGACCCAACAACTCCAAAACCAAAATTTCCTCAACGTGGCTACGTGTCAGCCAGttagaaaacaaaccaaaaatccATGCCATTATCCACATCGATTCCCAACCGTTCATTTCATACATCCAACGGTTCACACCCTCTACTATCCCAAACCATATCCACCGCTCGAACAAAATACATTCTTTACTGAAACATTCTCACACACTCTCAGCTCCAACTGCGACCAACGATGGCCTCCATTGCCCTCAAATCCTTCATCGGACTCCGCCAAACCACGGCTGAGAAACCCCACCTCATGACCTCCCAAACCAAACCCAACTCCTTAAATCCCCGAAAACTCAGAGTCGTGGCTTCGAAATCCAGTCCAAGA contains these protein-coding regions:
- the LOC133875237 gene encoding GDSL esterase/lipase At1g74460; protein product: MKNFPAMVVTIMVAILGIAMDGYNCKVVQFIFGDSLSDVGNNKNLGRSLAQANLPWYGIDFGNGLPNGRFTNGRTVADIIGDQTGLPRPPAFLDPSLTEDIILENGVNYASGGGGILNETGSLFIQRLSLYKQIELFQGTTELIRSKIGKKEADKFFQGSKYVVALGSNDFINNYLMPAYSDSWTYNDQGFITYLMETLEAQLKILHSLGARQLIVFGLGPMGCIPLQRVLSTTGDCQDKANKLALSFNKASSKLLDDLSTKLPNASFQFGDAYDVVNDVITNPYKYGFNNSDSPCCSLYNIRPALTCTPISSLCGDRSKYVFWDEYHPTDSANELIANELIKKFGFGQPAAPSPSPIVAPSPEG